The Nocardia sp. BMG111209 genome includes a window with the following:
- a CDS encoding MerR family transcriptional regulator produces MQRGDEYTIDELARAAGTTVRSVRVYHERGVLPPPQVKGRTGFYGPDHLNRVRTISRLLDRGIKLNGIKELLNAWDRGDDLGHILGVADTPETAGTPDNGTITATELEQRYRGVPSGLARVVALGLYEPVDATMYRVADPQPVRALDRMVDVGVPVAEALLEIEKLHADCDRVARRFADLFQRTGWVAYQQSDRGPTDRAILQAQLDVIRAAPVQAGSELIGRLLTHYLQQDSDVAETLAQA; encoded by the coding sequence ATGCAGCGGGGTGACGAATACACGATCGATGAACTCGCGCGGGCCGCCGGGACGACGGTCCGCAGTGTGCGGGTCTACCACGAGCGCGGCGTGCTACCGCCGCCTCAGGTGAAGGGGCGGACGGGGTTCTACGGGCCGGATCATCTGAACCGGGTACGCACCATCAGCCGGCTGCTGGACCGCGGGATCAAGCTGAACGGCATCAAGGAACTGCTCAACGCGTGGGACCGCGGTGACGACCTCGGCCACATCCTCGGGGTCGCCGATACACCGGAAACCGCCGGTACGCCGGACAACGGCACGATCACCGCCACCGAGCTGGAGCAGCGCTACCGCGGCGTACCCAGCGGGCTGGCCCGGGTCGTCGCGCTCGGCCTCTACGAGCCGGTGGACGCCACGATGTACCGGGTGGCCGACCCGCAGCCGGTCCGGGCCCTGGACCGGATGGTCGACGTGGGCGTCCCGGTCGCGGAGGCGCTGCTCGAGATCGAGAAGCTGCACGCCGACTGCGATCGTGTCGCGCGCCGGTTCGCGGACCTGTTCCAGCGCACCGGCTGGGTCGCCTACCAGCAGTCCGATCGCGGCCCCACCGACCGGGCGATCCTCCAGGCGCAGCTGGACGTGATCCGGGCGGCGCCGGTCCAGGCCGGATCCGAGCTGATCGGCCGGTTGCTCACGCACTATCTGCAGCAGGACAGCGACGTCGCGGAGACCCTGGCGCAGGCCTGA
- a CDS encoding serine/threonine-protein kinase, giving the protein MAHPWVDRRMRGTEVAANDPTSWVPRYQPDAAVQANPWSRRVVVEAGPTELLARHAPAALADPAAAVMPDMAELFGDAVELDENGNSARATRARAGAWRLGAGLVELPRVHTESPLAAVLPNPEVPEDKRFCWRCQAPVGRTDGHGPGPVTGDCAKCSASFNFRPALRPGDLVAEQYEVQGCLAHGGLGWIYLAVDRNVSDRWVVLKGLQNPQDFEAHVVEVAERQFLSEVTHSGIVKIHNFVKHRSVRDGADGYIVMEYVGGHSLKTMLDERGEHRIPVAEAIAYTMEILPALDYLHSFGLAYNDLKPDNIMVGEDEVKLIDLGAVAAVESYGSIYGTPGYQAPEIIETGPTIASDIYTVGRTLAALVLDLPRDPNGNFLPGLPAPAEQPLLQRYPALYRCLQRATDPDPARRFPSAYSMHSQLAGVLRAVLAIDTGREHPQASIEFGTMRGDFGVETLIDGTDRMLDGSEAAPELDAFAVAAALPVPLISPDDPSAALLSTLLHSDPRHALDSLRRTADRIVTGTIAEPASFELEGTLTAVRAHLDLGQTMQACALLADLRPKYGADWRIEWFVGLAALLDGYHDRAYRHFDAVQTMLPGEIAPTLALAASAELTLQDRADRGATDAADWHAIAVDSYRRVWQINHGVVSAAFGLARRLAADGDLLGAVAVLDRVPSASRHYAVAHLTGSLLLVSRPVSEITEADIATAAARLAALPGELRTVPLRVVVVGAALEWVRAGGQPSRPDASLLGFRFSLPELRRGLETCLRSLARTVPEPAHRYRLVDLANQVRPRTRW; this is encoded by the coding sequence GTGGCACATCCGTGGGTGGATCGGCGGATGCGCGGCACCGAGGTGGCCGCGAACGATCCGACGTCCTGGGTGCCCCGATACCAGCCCGACGCCGCGGTCCAGGCCAACCCCTGGTCGCGCCGCGTCGTGGTGGAGGCCGGGCCCACCGAACTGCTCGCCCGCCATGCCCCGGCGGCGCTCGCGGATCCGGCGGCCGCGGTGATGCCGGATATGGCCGAATTGTTCGGCGACGCAGTGGAACTGGACGAGAACGGCAATTCCGCTCGGGCCACCCGGGCGCGGGCCGGCGCCTGGCGGCTCGGCGCCGGACTCGTGGAACTCCCACGGGTGCACACGGAGTCGCCGTTGGCGGCGGTGCTGCCGAATCCCGAAGTGCCCGAGGACAAACGGTTCTGCTGGCGCTGTCAGGCGCCGGTGGGCCGCACCGACGGCCACGGCCCCGGGCCGGTGACCGGCGACTGCGCGAAGTGCTCGGCCTCCTTCAATTTCCGGCCCGCGCTGCGGCCCGGTGATCTGGTGGCCGAGCAGTACGAGGTGCAGGGCTGCCTCGCCCACGGCGGGCTCGGCTGGATCTATCTCGCGGTCGATCGCAATGTGAGCGATCGCTGGGTGGTACTCAAGGGATTACAGAATCCCCAGGATTTCGAAGCGCATGTGGTCGAGGTCGCCGAACGTCAATTCCTTTCGGAAGTGACACACAGCGGGATCGTGAAGATCCACAACTTCGTCAAACACCGATCGGTACGCGACGGGGCCGACGGCTATATCGTCATGGAATATGTCGGCGGCCACTCGCTGAAGACGATGCTGGACGAACGCGGGGAACATCGAATTCCCGTGGCGGAGGCCATTGCCTATACGATGGAAATCCTGCCGGCCCTCGATTATCTGCATTCGTTCGGGCTCGCCTACAACGACCTGAAGCCGGACAACATCATGGTCGGCGAGGACGAGGTCAAGCTGATCGATCTGGGTGCGGTCGCGGCGGTGGAATCGTACGGGAGTATCTACGGCACGCCGGGCTATCAGGCGCCGGAGATCATCGAGACCGGGCCGACCATCGCCTCCGACATCTACACCGTGGGCCGCACCCTCGCGGCGCTGGTGCTGGATCTGCCCCGGGACCCCAACGGCAACTTCCTGCCCGGACTACCGGCCCCCGCGGAACAGCCGCTGCTGCAACGCTATCCGGCGCTGTATCGCTGCCTGCAGCGGGCCACCGATCCGGATCCGGCCCGCCGGTTCCCGTCGGCCTATTCGATGCACTCCCAGCTGGCGGGCGTGCTGCGCGCGGTGCTGGCCATCGACACCGGCCGCGAGCATCCTCAGGCCTCCATCGAATTCGGCACCATGCGTGGCGATTTCGGCGTCGAGACGCTGATCGACGGGACCGATCGGATGCTCGACGGCAGTGAGGCCGCCCCGGAACTGGACGCGTTCGCGGTGGCCGCGGCGCTGCCGGTGCCGCTGATCTCGCCCGACGATCCGAGCGCCGCCCTGCTGTCCACCCTGCTGCACAGCGATCCGCGGCATGCGCTGGATTCGCTGCGCCGCACTGCGGATCGCATCGTCACCGGCACCATCGCGGAGCCGGCGTCGTTCGAGCTCGAGGGCACCCTGACCGCGGTGCGCGCGCATCTGGACCTGGGCCAGACCATGCAGGCGTGCGCGCTGCTGGCCGATCTGCGGCCCAAATACGGCGCGGACTGGCGCATCGAGTGGTTCGTCGGCCTCGCGGCGCTGCTCGACGGGTATCACGACCGCGCCTACCGGCACTTCGACGCGGTGCAGACCATGCTGCCCGGCGAGATCGCCCCGACGCTGGCGCTGGCGGCCAGCGCCGAGCTGACCCTGCAGGACCGCGCCGACCGCGGCGCGACCGATGCCGCCGACTGGCACGCGATCGCCGTCGACAGCTATCGGCGGGTGTGGCAGATCAACCACGGGGTGGTCAGCGCGGCCTTCGGGCTGGCGCGGCGGCTCGCGGCCGACGGCGATCTGCTGGGTGCCGTGGCGGTGCTGGACCGGGTGCCCTCGGCGTCCCGGCACTATGCCGTGGCCCATCTCACCGGGTCGTTGTTGCTGGTCTCGCGGCCGGTCTCGGAGATCACCGAGGCCGATATCGCGACCGCCGCGGCGCGGCTGGCCGCGCTGCCGGGCGAGTTGCGGACGGTCCCGCTGCGGGTCGTGGTGGTCGGCGCCGCCCTGGAATGGGTGCGGGCCGGCGGCCAGCCGTCCCGGCCGGACGCGAGCCTGCTCGGATTCCGGTTCAGCCTGCCGGAACTGCGCCGCGGCCTGGAGACCTGCCTGCGCTCGCTGGCGCGGACGGTGCCCGAGCCGGCGCATCGCTACCGGCTCGTCGATCTGGCGAATCAGGTCCGGCCGCGCACCCGTTGGTGA
- a CDS encoding DUF1707 domain-containing protein: MTDLPSVRVSVAERERALRELSQHFSAGRLALPEFDRRAALAAAADTRADLAPLFTDLPAAEAPPPAPHTPGNPLPATATAVAAIVVLAIVLAVLFGSGYWLLLVLFAVPPIVTLVTRLRQRDDAAEF, encoded by the coding sequence ATGACCGACCTGCCGAGCGTACGGGTGAGTGTCGCGGAACGGGAACGCGCGCTCCGGGAACTGTCCCAGCATTTCAGCGCGGGCCGGCTCGCGCTGCCGGAATTCGACCGCCGGGCCGCGCTCGCGGCCGCGGCGGACACCAGGGCCGACCTGGCCCCGCTGTTCACCGATCTGCCGGCGGCGGAGGCTCCCCCGCCGGCGCCGCACACCCCCGGTAATCCCCTGCCGGCCACCGCGACCGCGGTCGCGGCGATCGTGGTGCTCGCGATCGTGCTGGCCGTCCTGTTCGGCAGCGGGTACTGGCTGCTGCTGGTGCTGTTCGCCGTGCCGCCGATCGTCACGCTGGTCACGCGGCTGCGGCAGCGTGACGATGCCGCGGAGTTCTGA
- a CDS encoding dihydrofolate reductase family protein, whose protein sequence is MGCVTLWMQMSLDGFAEGADQQVHWPVVDEELCASHLDELRAADLFLYGRKTFDIMAGFWPTADRDPAISPFYVDFAACWKQKPKLVFSRTLRRADWNTRVVADRLVAEVSALRAESGLRMVLFGGAEIASEFLRHGLVDEYRLFVHPIRLGGGVPLFPATVDTTGLRLVDVTTFDSAVVGMHYRQPASAA, encoded by the coding sequence ATGGGATGCGTAACACTCTGGATGCAGATGTCGCTCGACGGTTTCGCGGAGGGCGCCGATCAGCAGGTGCACTGGCCCGTCGTCGACGAGGAACTGTGCGCCTCACATCTGGACGAATTGCGCGCCGCCGATCTGTTCCTCTACGGCCGTAAGACCTTCGACATCATGGCGGGCTTCTGGCCCACGGCCGACCGCGACCCCGCGATCTCCCCGTTCTACGTCGACTTCGCCGCCTGCTGGAAGCAGAAGCCGAAGCTCGTGTTCTCCCGGACCCTGCGCCGCGCGGACTGGAACACCCGGGTGGTCGCCGACCGGCTGGTCGCGGAGGTGTCGGCGCTGCGGGCCGAATCCGGGCTGCGGATGGTCCTGTTCGGCGGCGCCGAGATCGCCTCGGAATTCCTGCGGCACGGCCTGGTCGACGAGTACCGGCTGTTCGTCCATCCGATCCGGCTCGGCGGCGGGGTGCCGCTGTTCCCGGCCACCGTCGACACCACCGGTCTGCGCCTGGTCGACGTCACCACCTTCGACAGCGCGGTCGTCGGAATGCACTATCGCCAACCGGCTTCCGCGGCTTAG
- a CDS encoding phage tail tip lysozyme, whose translation MGVNDPHFHEVELVPPSHASSGLKQLTALVEAWLQDSVDLLGRDDPKKPPDLIGQLVDGKLATESAGQAQMASDYGDKKAQLTALTTKLTTQDDGVRTKTYEAGQIANDTWTTIKGRIDDLKGVLTDPKNNEAVQDPDTHAWYLPAATEARVRTALLTCVTDVSHDLDTAWNKFQAYAQAVADANPESHGGSAPPPSDASGEPTGGPVTAEEISGGQKVTAKAIYDYLIEHYHLTPAQAAGIVGNMQTESSFNTGAWNSAEGALGLCQWEGGRLSALKAYAKAQGKPITDWQTQVDFMMSEMHGGESQAWSALQSAGTPAAAAAAFDQYYERSAGTSRNQRMANATNLASQFATVAA comes from the coding sequence ATGGGTGTGAACGACCCGCACTTCCACGAGGTCGAGCTCGTGCCGCCCTCGCACGCGTCGTCCGGTCTCAAACAGCTGACCGCCCTGGTCGAGGCCTGGCTGCAGGATTCGGTCGATCTGCTCGGCCGGGACGATCCGAAGAAGCCCCCGGACCTGATCGGGCAGCTCGTGGACGGGAAGCTGGCGACCGAGAGCGCCGGGCAAGCCCAGATGGCCAGCGACTACGGCGACAAGAAAGCGCAGCTCACGGCGCTGACGACCAAGCTGACGACCCAGGACGACGGGGTTCGCACCAAGACCTACGAGGCCGGGCAGATCGCGAACGACACCTGGACGACGATCAAGGGCCGGATCGACGATCTGAAGGGCGTCCTGACCGATCCGAAGAACAACGAGGCGGTCCAGGATCCGGACACGCACGCATGGTATCTACCGGCCGCGACCGAGGCGAGGGTGCGGACCGCCCTGCTCACGTGCGTCACGGATGTCTCCCACGATCTCGACACTGCTTGGAACAAGTTCCAGGCCTATGCCCAGGCCGTCGCCGATGCCAATCCGGAGAGTCACGGCGGCTCGGCGCCTCCGCCGTCGGATGCCTCCGGTGAGCCGACGGGTGGCCCGGTCACGGCCGAGGAGATCTCCGGCGGACAGAAGGTCACGGCCAAGGCGATCTACGACTATTTGATCGAGCACTACCACCTGACGCCCGCGCAGGCCGCCGGCATCGTCGGCAATATGCAGACCGAGTCCAGTTTCAACACCGGCGCCTGGAATTCCGCGGAGGGCGCGCTCGGCCTGTGTCAGTGGGAGGGTGGCCGGTTGTCGGCGCTGAAGGCATACGCCAAGGCGCAGGGCAAGCCGATCACCGACTGGCAGACCCAGGTCGATTTCATGATGAGCGAGATGCACGGCGGCGAATCGCAGGCGTGGTCGGCACTGCAGTCGGCGGGTACGCCCGCGGCCGCCGCGGCCGCCTTCGATCAGTACTACGAACGCAGCGCGGGTACCTCACGCAATCAGCGGATGGCGAACGCGACCAATCTCGCCTCCCAATTCGCCACCGTCGCGGCGTGA
- a CDS encoding LuxR C-terminal-related transcriptional regulator has protein sequence MAVGGDDIPAAAAGGFIGRKLELDRLDALLSGGARLITLTGPGGIGKTRLAAEAAGRVHRRDHVPVFWAALAELVAGSVIEETVRSAASIDPAAGHRMESGVPSVTGGDPEDHRILVLDNCEHVLYEVGATITALLEAVPGLTVLATSREPIGWVDEYLVAVPPLSVAHSVQLFQQRMQLTGRTVTDEDQWEAIEDICRRVDHNPLFIRLAAARLRYQPPATVLRELSGDHDDQRLRWSHGPRLGVEARHRGVYDVVAWSFDLCGPQEQLLLERLSTFAAGYVTDDEQTLRNGITAEAAIAVCADEELPAAVVQSLLERLAECSLLSTHLSSDVAQWYLVESVRVFARDRLSRRDPDDAARTAARHRRYWRDKLVAGQFVWDKPQDQTWLDRSQSGWDDIFVAVESGLGDPVEAVVGLEIATALLWMWVPFVTVDGPALTRLTEHALTATAPAGLASLDLRLGAMAVLGWIALWEGRVGAAGRLLDAAATACGPLPPDWREAPERDMGLPAPVEWMWGTELMLTRRDTRAVAVLARARDKFTVSGDRTGSEVSAMLVAIASAFTAEGPVALAATANYLERARASGSDLTRAWAMLARAVALAKNGRTEESFDLTGDVLEHHLIDGDMWTASLAVGARIAAMTAELAGYAAADAGGGPEALRVATRVAQLVGALRTCHRVMGVAIDQIPLLSIEIELAAQVSAALLGAPAYAAAENQGARLRPEFDQLRQYGLQPQSADEAFTADEPTRWTVLSRAERDVAILAAAGWSNSAIAARRRSSVRTVDAQVATIRQKLMINSRTEIVGYVPADLAERMRLEAQRRPRRGTRRAGTG, from the coding sequence GTGGCGGTAGGTGGTGATGACATTCCCGCAGCGGCCGCCGGTGGATTCATCGGCAGGAAGCTGGAATTGGACCGGCTCGATGCCCTGCTGTCCGGGGGCGCCCGGCTGATCACACTCACCGGTCCCGGCGGCATCGGCAAGACCCGGCTGGCGGCGGAGGCGGCGGGCCGGGTGCATCGGCGCGATCACGTCCCGGTGTTCTGGGCGGCGCTGGCCGAACTCGTGGCCGGCTCGGTCATCGAGGAGACGGTGCGCTCGGCGGCGTCGATCGATCCCGCGGCCGGGCATCGGATGGAATCGGGGGTGCCGTCGGTGACCGGCGGCGACCCCGAGGATCATCGAATCCTGGTGCTGGACAACTGCGAACACGTCCTCTACGAGGTCGGCGCGACCATCACCGCGTTGCTGGAGGCGGTGCCCGGCCTGACCGTCCTGGCCACCAGCCGGGAGCCGATCGGCTGGGTGGACGAGTATCTGGTCGCGGTGCCGCCGCTGTCGGTGGCGCATTCGGTGCAGTTGTTCCAGCAGCGGATGCAGCTCACCGGCCGCACCGTCACCGACGAGGACCAGTGGGAGGCCATCGAGGACATCTGCCGGCGCGTCGATCACAATCCGCTGTTCATCCGCCTCGCCGCCGCCCGGCTGCGGTATCAGCCGCCGGCGACGGTACTGCGCGAACTCAGCGGCGATCACGACGATCAGCGGTTGCGCTGGTCGCACGGCCCGCGGCTGGGGGTCGAGGCGCGCCACCGCGGCGTCTACGACGTGGTGGCCTGGTCCTTCGATCTGTGCGGCCCGCAGGAACAGCTGCTGCTGGAACGGTTGTCGACGTTCGCGGCCGGCTACGTCACCGACGACGAGCAGACCCTGCGCAACGGCATCACCGCCGAGGCCGCCATCGCGGTGTGCGCGGACGAGGAACTGCCCGCGGCGGTGGTGCAGTCGCTGCTGGAGCGGCTCGCCGAATGTTCGCTGCTGTCCACGCATCTGAGTTCCGATGTCGCGCAGTGGTATCTGGTGGAGAGCGTGCGAGTGTTCGCGCGGGACCGGCTGTCCCGGCGCGACCCGGACGACGCCGCCCGCACCGCCGCCCGGCACCGCCGCTACTGGCGCGACAAACTCGTTGCGGGACAATTCGTCTGGGACAAGCCGCAGGACCAGACCTGGCTGGACCGATCGCAGTCGGGCTGGGACGACATCTTCGTGGCGGTCGAGAGCGGGCTCGGCGATCCGGTCGAGGCGGTGGTCGGACTGGAGATAGCCACCGCGCTGCTGTGGATGTGGGTTCCGTTCGTGACCGTCGACGGGCCGGCGCTGACCCGGCTCACCGAGCACGCGCTGACCGCCACCGCCCCGGCGGGTCTGGCCTCGCTGGATCTGCGCCTGGGCGCGATGGCGGTCCTGGGCTGGATCGCGTTGTGGGAGGGCCGGGTCGGCGCGGCCGGCCGGCTGCTCGACGCGGCCGCCACGGCCTGCGGCCCGCTGCCGCCGGACTGGCGCGAGGCGCCGGAGCGGGATATGGGCCTGCCCGCGCCGGTGGAGTGGATGTGGGGGACCGAGCTGATGCTGACCCGCCGCGACACCCGCGCGGTCGCGGTGCTCGCGCGGGCCCGGGACAAGTTCACGGTGTCCGGGGACCGGACCGGGTCCGAGGTCAGCGCCATGCTGGTCGCCATCGCCTCGGCCTTCACCGCCGAGGGGCCGGTGGCGCTGGCGGCCACCGCGAACTATCTGGAGCGGGCGCGGGCGTCGGGCTCGGATCTGACCCGGGCCTGGGCGATGCTCGCGCGCGCGGTCGCGCTGGCCAAGAACGGCCGCACCGAGGAGTCCTTCGACCTGACCGGCGATGTCCTGGAACATCATCTGATCGACGGCGACATGTGGACGGCCAGCCTCGCGGTCGGCGCCCGTATCGCGGCGATGACGGCCGAACTGGCCGGATACGCGGCCGCCGACGCCGGCGGCGGGCCGGAGGCGCTGCGGGTCGCGACCCGGGTGGCGCAACTGGTGGGCGCCCTGCGCACCTGTCACCGGGTGATGGGGGTGGCGATCGATCAGATCCCGCTGCTGTCCATCGAGATCGAGCTGGCCGCACAGGTTTCCGCGGCGCTGCTGGGTGCGCCGGCGTACGCGGCGGCGGAGAACCAGGGCGCGCGGCTGCGGCCGGAATTCGATCAGCTGCGGCAGTACGGGCTGCAGCCGCAGTCCGCCGACGAGGCGTTCACTGCCGACGAGCCCACCCGCTGGACGGTGCTGTCCCGGGCCGAGCGCGATGTCGCGATCCTGGCCGCGGCGGGCTGGTCCAACAGCGCCATCGCGGCCCGCCGCCGCAGTTCCGTGCGCACGGTGGACGCTCAGGTGGCCACCATCCGGCAGAAGCTGATGATCAACTCGCGCACCGAGATCGTGGGATACGTGCCCGCGGACCTGGCCGAGCGGATGCGGTTGGAGGCGCAGCGCCGGCCCCGCCGCGGTACGCGGCGCGCCGGAACCGGCTAG